Genomic segment of Candidatus Cloacimonadota bacterium:
TAAAATCGCTCATTGTCCAGATTCAAATTTCTTTTTGAAAAGCGGGATTTTTCCTTTTAAGAAGATCAAAAATACAAATATAGATTTCGCACTTGCTTCCGATGTAGCAGCTGGAACTTCACTTTCTATGTTCAATATGATGAAAATGTGTATTTATCGTCAGGATAATTATCCTGTTTCTCCCGAAGAAGCGTTTTATTACGCTACTTTCGCTGGAGCAAAAGTTCTGGGAAAGGAAGATATTATTGGTTCAATAGAAATTGGAAAAGAAGCAGATCTGGTTTTTATAGAAATTCCAAAATTACATGAAAAGACAAAATTCGACCTGCTTTCTGAATTGGTTTATTTGGGGAGTGAAAGGGAAATTAAAGATGTTTATGTGAGGGGTAAGAAAGTATTATAAATGGACAAATGGATTAATTCTGAAAAAGATTTACCATGGTAGATTTCAAAATTTATTTAAATAAAATCAATTGACTTAAAATCAACACAATTTAGTCAGTCATAAAAATTTATTAAGGAATAAAATATGGAATCAATTTTTAAAATATCGGAAATGATCGATGAAAAAAA
This window contains:
- a CDS encoding guanine deaminase, translating into KIAHCPDSNFFLKSGIFPFKKIKNTNIDFALASDVAAGTSLSMFNMMKMCIYRQDNYPVSPEEAFYYATFAGAKVLGKEDIIGSIEIGKEADLVFIEIPKLHEKTKFDLLSELVYLGSEREIKDVYVRGKKVL